In Oryctolagus cuniculus chromosome X, mOryCun1.1, whole genome shotgun sequence, a single window of DNA contains:
- the LOC100358462 gene encoding protein FAM47E, whose amino-acid sequence MADRRLSQWPFVLEPMPPGMTCKPCYKAKLPSKCLTNHKSKFLKLSTSLDSRRWVFVKEGLDDFRKGCPPCDGMVTRGPKEAFLPVISHRVPRPAPAKRKLPSKAGLFPMLSQAQLARKAFVEDMEAQLTKHPLATYPNLEEDLPADLLLKVLEELDPERKLEDTWAYCKGNREKSKMPTKVSKRRTAKAFLEPLKASASHPDKLCQRSSIHELHEGTVRSAVPRIVCDFCKWAAASGYQDIDEDYVIQQFTISHKWKPGFESYCMVNVHDVHPELKHITELHERDEMKSSMDELGWETELQETPEIWKTTRVKMKYGAWYLKTKLWKKLMSNEPLIDPKIILEAERERMKPDIIDDLYGTIAFKDFILSRGYNMPHILEKLFTRKGWDYESVKTPISKVTRIHLKLGEHTEEDDMTILQ is encoded by the coding sequence ATGACTTGCAAGCCCTGTTACAAGGCCAAACTACCTTCCAAGTGTTTGACAAACCACAAGAGCAAGTTTCTGAAGTTGTCCACATCCTTGGACAGCAGGCGCTGGGTATTCGTGAAAGAGGGGCTCGACGACTTCAGGAAAGGCTGTCCGCCTTGCGATGGTATGGTCACTCGCGGCCCGAAGGAGGCCTTTCTCCCCGTGATTTCTCACCGAGTTCCCCGACCTGCCCCTGCGAAGAGAAAGCTGCCCTCGAAAGCAGGCCTGTTTCCCATGCTCTCGCAGGCCCAGCTGGCACGCAAGGCTTTTGTAGAGGACATGGAAGCGCAACTGACGAAGCATCCCTTGGCTACCTACCCAAATCTGGAGGAAGATCTGCCTGCAGATCTCTTATTGAAGGTGCTGGAAGAGCTGGACCCTGAGAGGAAGCTGGAGGACACCTGGGCTTATTGTAAGGGCAACAGGGAAAAATCCAAGATGCCCACGAAGGTTTCTAAGCGTCGCACTGCAAAAGCCTTCTTGGAGCCTCTCAAGGCGTCTGCTTCACATCCAGACAAGTTATGTCAAAGGTCAAGCATACATGAATTGCACGAGGGCACTGTTCGTTCAGCTGTACCGAGAATAGTCTGTGACTTTTGCAAATGGGCGGCTGCTTCGGGGTACCAAGACATTGATGAAGACTACGTGATCCAACAGTTTACCATCAGCCATAAGTGGAAACCAGGCTTTGAAAGCTACTGCATGGTGAATGTACACGACGTTCATCCAGAACTAAAGCACATCACAGAGCTCCATGAAAGAGATGAAATGAAAAGCTCCATGGACGAGCTAGGCTGGGAAACTGAACTCCAGGAAACGCCAGAGATTTGGAAGACGACCAGGGTGAAGATGAAATATGGAGCATGGTACCTGAAGACCAAGTTGTGGAAAAAGCTAATGAGTAATGAACCTTTGATTGATCCTAAGATCATCCTTGAAGCTGAACGAGAGAGGATGAAACCAGACATTATTGACGATCTTTATGGAACAATTGCCTTTAAGGATTTCATTCTAAGCAGGGGCTACAACATGCCCCACATCCTGGAGAAGTTGTTCACTAGGAAGGGATGGGATTATGAATCTGTCAAGACCCCTATATCTAAAGTTACCAGAATCCACTTAAAACTAGGAGAACATACAGAGGAAGATGATATGACAATTCTCCAGTGA